The following coding sequences lie in one Candidatus Limnocylindria bacterium genomic window:
- the uvrA gene encoding excinuclease ABC subunit UvrA, producing MPVTHIHVKGAREHNLKNIDIQIPRDKMVVITGLSGSGKSSLAFDTIYAEGQRRYVESLSAYARQFLGQMEKPDVDFIEGLSPAVSIDQKGTTRNPRSTVGTVTEIYDHLRLLFARVGVPHCPNHGVPIVAQTVQEIVDQIREYKEGSRLLILGPLVRDRKGEHQQLLVTARRGGFARVRVDGTVRDLSEDITLDKMKKHSLEVVVDRIVLKRGDDGDADRSRLTDSVETALRLGEGLVMVAEADARTGPASPARSEPQSKERLFSQRLACPEGDFSIGEIEPRMFSFNSPHGACPACTGLGTKLEPDPELVLANPDLSLKQGAVLPWQKSGGTAQYRMAIIEGLARRFKFSLDTPVKDLSKKAIDALLRGTEEPLKLSYENRSGQRRSYEYEWEGIIPWLERQHRDTTSEFIRADIEKYMSERPCPVCQGRKLKPEALAVTILAKSIVDVTALTVSEALDWVSALEREKGGLKSRDRQIAKQVLKEIRTRLGFLVDVGLDYLTVDRSATTLSGGEAQRIRLATQIGSGLMGVLYILDEPSIGLHQRDNAQLIRTLLGMRDLGNTIIVVEHDEETIRTADWIIDIGPGAGEHGGEVVAEGPLEVILREPRSLTGAYLSGRRRIPMPTHRRSAKGDAIIVRGAREHNLKNIDVRIPLGVFVSVTGVSGSGKSTLVNEVLYRRLAQVLSKAKERPGAHEKIEGIHNIDKVIDIDQSPIGRTPRSNPATYTGLFTPIRDLFAAIPEARLRGYTAGRFSFNVKGGRCEACAGDGIIKIEMQFLPDVYVPCEVCGGKRYNREALEIRYKGKSISDVLEMTVEEALAFFTNIPACESKLRTLNDVGLGYIHLGQPATTLSGGEAQRIKLATELSRRATGRTLYILDEPTTGLHFADVERLLDVLHRLVDAGNTVVVIEHNLDVVKTADWIIDLGPEGGKAGGEVIAEGTPEAVARSRRSFTGRYLRELLATGEVRGIA from the coding sequence ATGCCCGTCACGCACATCCACGTCAAAGGCGCGCGCGAGCACAACCTCAAGAACATCGACATCCAGATCCCGCGCGACAAGATGGTCGTGATCACGGGTCTGTCGGGGTCGGGGAAGTCGTCGCTCGCGTTCGACACGATCTACGCCGAGGGACAGCGCCGCTACGTCGAGTCGCTGTCGGCGTACGCGCGGCAGTTCCTGGGACAGATGGAGAAGCCCGACGTCGATTTCATCGAGGGCCTCTCGCCGGCCGTGTCGATCGACCAGAAGGGCACCACGCGCAACCCGCGATCGACGGTCGGTACGGTCACCGAGATCTACGACCACCTCCGCCTGCTGTTCGCGCGTGTCGGAGTGCCGCACTGTCCGAACCATGGTGTCCCGATCGTCGCGCAGACCGTCCAGGAGATCGTCGACCAGATCCGCGAATACAAAGAGGGCTCGCGGCTCCTCATCCTCGGACCCCTCGTTCGCGATCGGAAGGGCGAGCACCAGCAGCTGCTCGTGACGGCTCGGCGCGGCGGCTTCGCGCGGGTGCGGGTGGACGGGACCGTCCGCGACCTCAGCGAGGACATCACGCTCGACAAGATGAAGAAGCACTCGCTCGAGGTCGTCGTCGACCGCATCGTGCTGAAGCGCGGTGACGATGGCGACGCCGACCGCTCGCGGCTCACGGACTCGGTCGAGACGGCGCTACGGCTCGGAGAGGGATTGGTCATGGTCGCCGAAGCTGACGCGCGGACCGGCCCGGCTTCGCCGGCCCGGTCCGAGCCCCAGTCAAAGGAGCGTCTGTTCAGCCAGCGCCTGGCGTGCCCCGAGGGCGACTTCTCGATCGGCGAGATCGAGCCCCGAATGTTCTCCTTCAACTCCCCGCACGGCGCGTGTCCGGCGTGCACCGGCCTCGGCACGAAGCTCGAACCCGATCCGGAGCTCGTGCTGGCGAACCCCGACCTCTCGCTGAAGCAGGGCGCCGTGCTGCCGTGGCAAAAGTCAGGCGGCACGGCGCAGTACCGGATGGCGATCATCGAAGGGCTCGCGCGCCGGTTCAAGTTCTCTCTCGACACGCCGGTCAAGGACCTTTCGAAGAAGGCGATCGATGCGCTGCTGCGCGGGACGGAAGAGCCACTCAAGCTGTCGTACGAGAACCGCAGCGGTCAGCGCCGCTCGTACGAGTACGAGTGGGAGGGGATCATCCCCTGGCTCGAGCGCCAGCACCGCGATACGACCTCCGAGTTCATCCGCGCGGACATCGAGAAGTACATGAGCGAGCGGCCATGCCCCGTATGCCAGGGCCGCAAGCTCAAGCCCGAGGCGCTCGCGGTCACGATCCTCGCCAAGAGCATCGTCGATGTCACCGCGCTCACCGTGAGCGAGGCACTCGACTGGGTGTCAGCGCTCGAGCGCGAGAAGGGCGGGCTCAAGTCTCGCGACCGCCAGATCGCGAAGCAGGTGCTCAAGGAGATCCGCACGCGATTGGGCTTCCTCGTCGACGTCGGCCTCGACTACCTCACGGTGGATCGCTCGGCCACGACGCTTTCGGGCGGCGAGGCGCAGCGCATCCGGCTCGCCACCCAGATCGGTTCAGGGCTGATGGGCGTGCTGTACATCCTGGACGAGCCGTCGATCGGCCTGCACCAGCGCGACAACGCGCAGCTGATCCGCACCCTTCTCGGCATGCGCGACCTCGGGAACACGATCATCGTGGTCGAGCACGACGAGGAGACCATCCGCACGGCCGACTGGATCATCGACATCGGCCCGGGCGCAGGCGAGCACGGCGGCGAGGTCGTCGCGGAGGGTCCGCTCGAGGTGATCCTGCGCGAGCCGCGCTCGCTGACCGGTGCGTATCTCTCCGGTCGGCGCCGCATTCCGATGCCAACGCATCGCCGCTCGGCGAAGGGCGACGCGATCATCGTTCGCGGCGCGCGCGAACATAACCTGAAGAACATCGACGTACGCATCCCGCTCGGCGTCTTCGTCTCCGTCACCGGCGTTTCTGGATCCGGAAAGAGCACGCTCGTGAACGAAGTCCTCTACCGGCGCTTGGCCCAGGTGCTCTCGAAGGCGAAGGAGCGCCCCGGTGCGCACGAAAAGATCGAGGGGATCCACAACATCGACAAGGTCATCGACATCGACCAGTCGCCGATCGGCCGCACGCCGCGCTCGAACCCCGCGACGTACACCGGTCTCTTCACGCCGATCCGCGATCTCTTCGCCGCGATCCCGGAGGCGCGCCTTCGTGGCTACACCGCGGGCCGCTTCTCCTTCAATGTGAAGGGCGGACGGTGCGAGGCCTGCGCCGGCGACGGGATCATCAAGATCGAGATGCAGTTCCTACCCGACGTGTACGTGCCGTGCGAGGTCTGCGGCGGGAAGCGCTACAACCGCGAGGCGCTCGAGATCCGATACAAGGGAAAGTCGATCTCCGACGTGCTCGAGATGACGGTGGAAGAGGCTCTCGCCTTCTTCACCAACATCCCGGCCTGCGAGTCGAAGCTGCGGACGCTCAACGACGTCGGCCTTGGCTACATCCATCTCGGTCAGCCCGCGACGACCCTCTCCGGGGGTGAGGCGCAGCGCATCAAGCTCGCGACCGAGCTTTCGCGGCGCGCGACCGGACGGACGTTGTACATCCTCGACGAGCCGACGACGGGTCTGCACTTCGCCGACGTCGAGCGCCTGCTCGACGTTCTGCATCGACTCGTGGATGCCGGGAACACCGTCGTCGTGATCGAACACAACCTCGACGTCGTGAAGACCGCCGACTGGATCATCGATCTCGGTCCGGAAGGCGGCAAGGCCGGTGGCGAAGTCATCGCCGAGGGGACTCCGGAAGCCGTCGCGCGATCACGGCGGTCCTTCACGGGACGCTATCTACGCGAGCTGCTCGCGACCGGCGAGGTGCGCGGGATCGCTTAG
- the uvrB gene encoding excinuclease ABC subunit UvrB yields the protein MLPWDLAGDQPKASAALSRGLSEGMKSQTLRGVTGSGKTVTMAKVIAEAGRPSLVLAHNKTLAAQLYGEFKEFFPKNAVEYFVSYYDYYQPEAYIARSDTYIEKDSSRNEEIDRMRHAATRALFERRDVLIVASVSCIYGLGAPVDYGAVTVRLNKGERVRRDTVLRHLVDIQYERTNTDLVRGKFRVMGDTLEIQPSYEELAVRVEFFGDDVDRITELDPLTGEVLAERDRIDIYPARHFVTPREKLMEAIRDIEAELVDRVKELEDGGRLLEAQRLRQRTNFDIEMMRETGSCAGIENYSRHLSRRPAGSRPWTLLDYFPPDFLMFVDESHISIPQVHGMWGGDRSRKQILVEYGFRLPSALDNRPLTFEEFEARLDQTIFVSATPSAYEVQRSGQVVDQIIRPTGLIDPEIEVRKTDGQIDDLLAELRLRVDRGQRALVTTLTKKMAEDLADYLREMGIKVQYLHSEIETIERVEILRDLRLGVFDVVVGVNLLREGIDLPEVTLVAILDADKEGYLRSEGSLIQVIGRAARHVEGRVIMYADRMTASMRAAIDETERRREVQLAYNTEHGIDPQTVVKAIRDVGMRLRHVADVESVYEKGGRPIAAGELPKDELARLIKDLELQMKAAAKELAFEKAAALRDEIVDLRGLQVLQSGPEGIDDSGMSTSPRTTKRVMSRRRRGG from the coding sequence GTGCTGCCCTGGGATCTGGCCGGCGACCAGCCCAAGGCATCAGCAGCGCTGAGCCGTGGCCTGAGCGAGGGCATGAAGTCGCAGACGCTCCGCGGCGTGACCGGTTCGGGAAAAACGGTGACGATGGCGAAGGTCATTGCCGAGGCCGGCCGCCCGTCGCTGGTGCTCGCGCACAACAAGACCCTCGCGGCCCAGCTCTACGGGGAGTTCAAAGAGTTCTTCCCGAAGAACGCCGTCGAGTACTTCGTCTCGTACTACGACTACTACCAGCCCGAGGCGTACATCGCGCGCAGCGACACGTACATCGAGAAGGACTCCTCGCGAAACGAGGAGATCGACCGGATGCGCCACGCCGCGACACGAGCGCTCTTCGAGCGGCGGGACGTGCTCATCGTCGCTTCGGTCTCGTGCATCTACGGCCTCGGCGCGCCGGTCGACTACGGCGCCGTCACGGTGCGCCTCAACAAGGGCGAGCGCGTGCGACGGGACACGGTCCTCCGCCACCTCGTCGACATCCAGTACGAGCGGACGAACACGGACCTGGTTCGCGGCAAGTTCCGGGTCATGGGCGACACCTTGGAGATACAGCCCTCGTACGAGGAGCTGGCCGTGCGCGTCGAGTTCTTCGGCGACGACGTCGATCGCATCACGGAGCTCGACCCGCTGACCGGCGAGGTGCTCGCGGAACGGGACCGCATCGACATCTATCCAGCCCGCCATTTCGTGACGCCGCGCGAGAAGCTCATGGAGGCGATCCGCGACATCGAGGCGGAGCTGGTCGACCGGGTGAAGGAGCTGGAGGACGGCGGACGGCTGCTCGAGGCGCAGCGGCTGCGTCAGCGGACGAACTTCGACATCGAGATGATGCGCGAGACGGGCAGCTGTGCGGGGATCGAGAATTACTCGCGACACCTGTCTCGCCGGCCCGCGGGAAGTCGCCCGTGGACGCTGCTCGACTACTTCCCGCCGGACTTCCTGATGTTCGTCGATGAGTCGCACATCAGCATCCCGCAGGTGCACGGCATGTGGGGAGGCGACCGGTCGCGCAAACAGATCCTCGTCGAATACGGGTTCCGTCTCCCGAGCGCGCTCGACAACCGTCCCCTGACCTTTGAGGAGTTCGAGGCGCGCCTCGATCAGACGATCTTCGTCTCGGCCACCCCAAGCGCGTACGAAGTCCAGCGTTCCGGCCAGGTCGTGGACCAGATCATCCGGCCGACCGGCCTGATCGATCCCGAGATAGAGGTCCGCAAGACGGACGGCCAGATCGACGACCTGCTCGCCGAGCTGCGGCTGCGCGTCGATCGAGGGCAGCGCGCCCTCGTCACGACGCTCACGAAGAAGATGGCCGAGGACCTCGCCGACTACCTGCGTGAGATGGGCATCAAGGTCCAGTACCTCCACTCCGAGATCGAGACGATCGAGCGGGTCGAGATCCTTCGCGACCTCCGACTCGGCGTATTCGACGTGGTCGTCGGCGTGAACCTTCTTCGCGAGGGGATCGATCTTCCGGAGGTCACTCTCGTCGCGATCCTGGACGCCGACAAGGAGGGATATCTGCGTTCGGAGGGTTCGTTGATCCAGGTCATCGGACGCGCTGCGCGGCACGTCGAGGGCCGGGTGATCATGTACGCGGACCGCATGACGGCCTCGATGCGGGCGGCGATCGATGAGACGGAGCGCCGGCGTGAGGTCCAGCTCGCGTACAACACAGAGCACGGCATCGACCCCCAGACCGTGGTGAAGGCGATCCGCGATGTCGGCATGCGGCTGCGCCACGTCGCCGACGTCGAGAGCGTCTACGAGAAGGGCGGCCGCCCGATCGCCGCCGGGGAGCTGCCAAAGGACGAGCTGGCGCGGCTCATCAAGGATCTCGAGCTGCAGATGAAGGCCGCCGCGAAGGAGCTCGCTTTCGAGAAGGCGGCCGCCTTGCGAGACGAGATCGTCGATCTCCGCGGGCTGCAGGTCCTGCAGAGCGGACCAGAAGGCATCGATGATTCGGGAATGTCCACCAGCCCCCGCACGACAAAGCGCGTCATGAGCAGACGCCGGAGGGGAGGCTGA
- the cpaB gene encoding Flp pilus assembly protein CpaB — protein sequence MQDGSRRRARLILIVGVALALVAGVGTFVYASGAKSDQPVAVPTVAVLVAAREIPAKTTLTSADVKLQEFNVDAKPAAAMTSAEQALGKITIQSISVGEPILPTKFADPKNPSFVVMPASFIGPDGAPVANSPNFRAMSITVPDANAVGGSVLVGDLVDLVFTMQFDPQQKLQRPTPQQTLDFSSKIILERLPILARLASVYTIRVDALTAERIAYLQSAGGQIAFLLRAPKDERASGSTGATFGDIYTNFRVKIPEKINP from the coding sequence GTGCAGGACGGTTCACGCCGCCGCGCGCGGCTCATTCTCATCGTTGGTGTCGCGCTCGCGCTCGTCGCGGGCGTGGGCACGTTCGTGTACGCATCGGGGGCCAAGAGCGACCAGCCGGTCGCCGTGCCTACGGTCGCTGTGCTCGTCGCGGCGCGCGAGATCCCTGCCAAGACGACGCTCACCTCCGCGGACGTGAAGCTGCAGGAGTTCAACGTCGACGCCAAGCCGGCCGCCGCGATGACCTCCGCCGAGCAAGCACTTGGCAAGATCACGATCCAGAGCATCAGCGTCGGCGAGCCGATCCTGCCGACGAAATTCGCCGACCCGAAGAACCCGTCGTTCGTCGTGATGCCCGCGAGCTTCATCGGGCCCGACGGCGCCCCGGTGGCGAACTCGCCGAACTTCCGCGCGATGTCGATCACCGTTCCCGACGCGAACGCGGTCGGCGGCTCCGTTCTGGTCGGTGACCTCGTCGACCTCGTGTTCACCATGCAGTTCGACCCACAGCAAAAGCTTCAGCGGCCGACGCCGCAGCAGACACTCGACTTCAGCTCGAAGATCATCCTGGAGCGCTTACCGATCCTCGCCCGCCTCGCGAGCGTCTACACGATCCGTGTCGACGCCCTGACGGCCGAGCGCATCGCGTACCTACAGTCCGCGGGTGGTCAGATCGCGTTCCTGCTGCGCGCACCGAAGGACGAGCGGGCCAGTGGCTCGACGGGTGCGACGTTCGGGGACATCTACACGAACTTCCGCGTCAAGATCCCGGAGAAGATCAACCCATAG
- a CDS encoding iron-sulfur cluster assembly accessory protein, whose amino-acid sequence MIEMTPVAAEKLREIRGTDPSRAFLRMYVAGKSCCSTQFGLAFDANADDQDTVSDVAGIPLAVDPVSQPFADGAIIDFVDGPEGTGFLVKNPTLGGGCACGGRG is encoded by the coding sequence ATGATCGAGATGACGCCCGTAGCCGCCGAGAAGCTCCGCGAGATCCGCGGCACGGACCCTTCGCGCGCCTTCCTTCGGATGTATGTCGCCGGCAAGAGCTGCTGCTCGACGCAGTTCGGACTCGCGTTCGACGCCAACGCGGATGATCAGGACACCGTGAGCGATGTCGCGGGTATTCCGCTGGCGGTCGATCCGGTCAGCCAGCCCTTCGCAGATGGCGCGATCATCGACTTCGTCGATGGGCCGGAGGGCACGGGCTTCCTCGTGAAGAACCCGACGCTCGGCGGCGGCTGCGCATGCGGAGGCCGTGGCTAG
- a CDS encoding CvpA family protein: MNPFSLIDAAIILLIAAAIWAGYRSGFIATAYGLATWIVSFAAAVLFQSQAARLIENFGVSPVTAQPIGFIVVLVIVEGLFSIAGHFALTPIVRAVHRAPALEKADRVGGIFPAAARALFVIAIVLAAFVVSPVSSDLKASVESSRIARALIDQISEFQPTLAKLSGQLGETVPLFVTKLGEDQSESLDLPSNLQLAADAVAERQMFDLVNDERAAVGLAKLQWDDRLLPVARQHSEEMFKLKYFAHQSPVNGSPFDRLKAAGIAYSRAGENLAYAQSVSVAHRGLMQSQGHRENILRPEFTHMAIGVISAGPYGRMFTQMFVTP; this comes from the coding sequence GTGAATCCGTTCTCTTTGATCGACGCAGCGATCATCTTGCTCATCGCCGCCGCGATCTGGGCCGGTTATCGCTCCGGATTCATCGCCACGGCGTACGGACTTGCGACATGGATCGTCTCATTCGCGGCTGCGGTGTTGTTCCAATCCCAGGCCGCTCGCCTCATCGAGAACTTCGGCGTCTCTCCCGTCACGGCGCAGCCGATCGGCTTCATCGTCGTACTGGTCATCGTCGAAGGACTCTTTTCGATCGCGGGCCACTTCGCGCTCACGCCCATCGTGCGAGCGGTGCACCGCGCGCCCGCGCTCGAAAAGGCCGACCGCGTCGGCGGCATCTTTCCCGCGGCGGCTCGGGCGCTGTTCGTCATCGCGATCGTGCTGGCCGCATTCGTCGTATCGCCGGTCAGCAGCGATCTCAAGGCCTCGGTCGAGAGCTCGCGCATCGCGCGCGCCCTCATCGATCAGATCAGCGAGTTCCAGCCGACGCTCGCGAAGCTCTCCGGCCAGCTGGGCGAGACCGTTCCGCTCTTCGTCACCAAGCTCGGTGAGGACCAGAGCGAGTCGCTCGATCTCCCGAGCAACCTCCAGCTTGCGGCCGATGCGGTGGCGGAACGCCAGATGTTCGACCTGGTGAACGACGAGCGGGCCGCCGTCGGCCTGGCGAAGCTGCAATGGGACGACCGCCTCCTGCCCGTGGCGCGTCAGCACTCGGAGGAGATGTTCAAGCTGAAGTACTTCGCGCATCAGTCGCCCGTGAACGGGTCGCCTTTCGATCGCCTGAAGGCGGCGGGCATCGCATATTCGCGGGCCGGTGAGAACCTGGCCTACGCGCAGTCGGTGTCCGTCGCGCACCGCGGTCTCATGCAGAGCCAGGGCCACCGCGAGAACATCCTGCGTCCCGAGTTCACGCACATGGCGATCGGCGTGATCTCGGCCGGCCCGTACGGGCGCATGTTCACGCAGATGTTCGTGACGCCATGA
- a CDS encoding ABC-F family ATP-binding cassette domain-containing protein produces MSVLSVQAVARWYGEREVLKDVSFRVAQGDRVGLVGPNGTGKTSLLRIAAGLDAPDRGAVAYARGTRVGFLRQELLDEATGTVIEHARGAAAHLRELERELRDLEGQIATGDPERLERYADAQHHFEHAGGYDFEGTLARILGGLGLGGLVDRDVATLSGGERTRLGLARLLLDDPDVLLLDEPTNHLDVAALEWLENFLVEQDATCLISSHDRWFLDRVTSRTLSIEDLTVVEYRGGYSHYARQRLERETAQMRAHARQAEEIAKTEEFIRRYGAGQRSKEARGRGKKLARVERIEAPTQSTRHSWGLEAADLGSETVLETTALAVGYGDPVMRAGPLRVARDARVALVGPNGAGKTTLVRTLVGDLTPLDGYVSAAPGARVAYLEQAQAELTGDQTVLEAMRAAGAMDDQEARNLLARFLFRGDDVAKSVAVLSGGERSRLALARLSLRHANLLVLDEPTNHLDLAAREQLEAVLTDYEGTLVFVSHDRYFIDKLASELWLINGGLLRRFEGGWTAYQRERAAGRDAPVVEYVSAAVGRAGDAASGIPARESGGAPPAEERRARDAGGEANSRAGTPSRGRTRPTARNRATASPLRRVSGTRALEARISAMELQLKQLTEKVAQIALSGNYLETRRVGEEHAALERSLKELYAEWTRVSEAEKE; encoded by the coding sequence GTGAGCGTGCTCTCGGTCCAGGCCGTCGCGCGGTGGTACGGCGAGCGCGAGGTCCTGAAGGACGTGTCGTTCCGTGTCGCGCAGGGTGACCGGGTCGGCCTCGTCGGTCCGAACGGGACGGGAAAGACGTCGCTCCTGCGGATCGCGGCGGGTCTCGACGCACCGGATCGTGGCGCGGTCGCCTACGCGCGTGGCACCCGCGTCGGCTTCCTGCGCCAGGAGCTGCTGGACGAAGCGACGGGAACGGTGATCGAGCACGCGCGAGGCGCGGCAGCCCATCTGCGCGAACTGGAGCGCGAGCTGCGCGATCTCGAAGGGCAGATCGCGACCGGGGATCCCGAGCGGCTCGAGCGCTACGCCGATGCGCAGCACCACTTCGAGCACGCTGGCGGCTATGACTTCGAAGGCACGCTCGCGCGCATCCTCGGTGGGCTTGGCCTCGGCGGTCTCGTCGATCGCGACGTGGCGACCCTCTCCGGTGGCGAGCGGACACGGCTCGGCCTGGCCCGCCTGCTCCTCGACGATCCGGACGTCCTCCTCCTCGATGAACCGACGAACCATCTCGACGTGGCCGCTCTCGAGTGGCTCGAGAACTTTCTGGTCGAGCAAGATGCGACATGCCTCATCTCATCGCATGACCGCTGGTTCCTCGATCGCGTGACGTCGCGCACGTTGTCGATCGAGGACCTGACGGTCGTCGAGTACCGCGGCGGCTACTCGCACTACGCGCGCCAGCGGCTCGAACGCGAGACGGCGCAGATGCGCGCGCATGCGCGCCAGGCCGAAGAGATCGCGAAGACCGAAGAGTTCATCCGCCGATACGGCGCCGGGCAGCGCTCGAAGGAGGCGCGCGGCCGCGGGAAGAAGCTCGCGCGCGTCGAGCGTATCGAGGCGCCCACACAGTCAACGCGCCACAGCTGGGGCCTCGAGGCCGCGGACCTCGGCAGCGAGACGGTCCTTGAGACGACCGCGCTCGCGGTCGGCTACGGCGATCCGGTCATGCGCGCCGGTCCGCTGCGGGTCGCCCGGGACGCGCGCGTGGCGCTCGTGGGACCGAACGGCGCGGGAAAGACGACCTTGGTGCGGACCCTGGTCGGGGATCTGACGCCGCTCGACGGCTACGTGAGCGCCGCGCCTGGCGCGCGCGTGGCGTACCTCGAGCAGGCCCAGGCAGAGCTGACCGGCGATCAGACCGTTCTCGAAGCGATGCGCGCCGCCGGCGCCATGGACGACCAGGAAGCACGCAACCTGCTCGCGCGCTTCCTTTTTCGTGGCGACGACGTGGCGAAGTCGGTCGCAGTCCTCTCAGGCGGCGAACGAAGCCGGCTCGCGCTGGCCCGCCTGTCGCTGCGACACGCGAATCTCCTCGTGCTCGACGAGCCCACGAATCATCTCGACCTCGCAGCGCGCGAACAGCTCGAGGCAGTGCTGACCGATTACGAGGGGACGCTGGTATTCGTGAGTCATGACCGCTACTTCATCGACAAACTTGCCTCAGAGCTCTGGCTGATCAATGGCGGCCTTCTCCGTCGCTTTGAGGGGGGCTGGACGGCCTATCAGCGTGAGCGCGCAGCCGGACGCGACGCCCCGGTCGTCGAATACGTGAGCGCGGCGGTCGGGCGGGCGGGTGACGCGGCGAGCGGGATTCCCGCGAGGGAGAGTGGAGGGGCCCCGCCCGCAGAGGAACGGCGAGCTCGCGATGCAGGCGGGGAGGCCAACTCCCGAGCGGGGACCCCGAGCCGCGGCAGGACCCGCCCGACCGCGCGAAACCGCGCGACGGCATCGCCGCTCCGGCGCGTCAGTGGCACGCGCGCGCTCGAAGCAAGGATTTCCGCGATGGAACTCCAACTCAAGCAGCTCACGGAGAAGGTCGCCCAGATCGCTCTGAGCGGCAACTACCTCGAGACCCGCCGCGTCGGCGAAGAGCACGCCGCCCTCGAGCGCTCGCTCAAGGAGTTGTATGCGGAGTGGACCCGCGTCAGCGAGGCCGAGAAGGAGTGA
- the coaE gene encoding dephospho-CoA kinase (Dephospho-CoA kinase (CoaE) performs the final step in coenzyme A biosynthesis.) produces the protein MSSRVVGLSGQIGSGKSLVAAMLRELGAKVIDADAIVHDEQSRGTVGYSAIVQTFGTGVLGEDKEIDRAKLAAEVFSDPKKLARLERIMHPRVVARILEARKMLRDGDVMVVEAIKLLESDLRSVCDEIWIVVAPRGLLIERLRARGLPQPEAELRLARQASEEEFRAAADVVIVNDGDRDATRTRVREAWERLRSAPRG, from the coding sequence GTGAGCTCGCGCGTCGTCGGCCTAAGCGGCCAGATCGGATCCGGCAAGTCGCTCGTCGCAGCGATGCTGCGCGAGCTCGGCGCGAAGGTGATCGATGCTGACGCGATCGTTCACGACGAGCAGTCGCGCGGCACCGTCGGCTACAGCGCGATCGTGCAGACGTTCGGGACCGGCGTGCTCGGCGAGGACAAGGAGATCGACCGCGCGAAGCTCGCGGCAGAGGTCTTCAGCGATCCGAAGAAACTTGCGCGACTCGAGCGGATCATGCACCCCAGGGTCGTCGCGCGGATCCTGGAGGCGCGCAAGATGCTGCGAGACGGCGACGTGATGGTCGTCGAGGCCATCAAGCTCCTGGAGTCGGATCTGCGGAGCGTCTGCGATGAGATCTGGATCGTGGTCGCGCCGCGCGGCCTGCTGATCGAGCGGCTTCGCGCGCGCGGCCTACCGCAGCCAGAGGCCGAGCTGCGTCTGGCGCGGCAGGCGAGTGAAGAGGAGTTCCGCGCCGCGGCCGACGTCGTGATCGTGAACGACGGCGACCGCGACGCGACACGTACACGTGTGCGCGAAGCCTGGGAGCGTCTCCGGTCCGCGCCCCGCGGCTAG
- a CDS encoding TadE family protein — translation MLSRKGRPPLEKLRTLVHSEEGQNLVEFALLLPVLLYILMGIIQFGLIFAVYVTINNSVREAAGWGSIYVYDNTIGNTNNDTARNNGMVDRMYQSRGILSMAPRGGSTGNFSTASTGTLAAASCPVQTPAPVFGWYYGATSTNPDVTICYSVPAGVTVNDPRRGYYLDVETWYHLQVFIPLLQQFLPDDPVKGSPWIRLPGRITVVVN, via the coding sequence GTGCTCTCTAGGAAGGGACGGCCACCACTGGAAAAGCTCCGTACTCTTGTACACAGCGAGGAAGGGCAGAACCTCGTTGAGTTCGCCCTACTGCTGCCTGTGCTGTTGTACATCCTCATGGGGATCATCCAGTTCGGCTTGATCTTCGCCGTGTACGTGACGATCAACAACTCTGTCCGCGAAGCCGCCGGGTGGGGCTCGATCTACGTGTACGACAACACCATCGGCAACACGAACAACGACACGGCCCGAAACAACGGCATGGTCGACCGGATGTACCAGTCCCGCGGCATCCTGAGCATGGCGCCGCGCGGTGGCTCGACCGGCAACTTCAGCACGGCGAGCACCGGAACGCTCGCAGCCGCGTCGTGCCCGGTCCAGACGCCCGCCCCCGTGTTCGGCTGGTACTACGGCGCGACCAGCACGAACCCGGATGTAACGATCTGCTACTCCGTCCCGGCCGGCGTGACCGTGAACGACCCGCGACGCGGGTACTACCTCGACGTCGAGACTTGGTACCACTTGCAAGTTTTCATCCCGCTGCTCCAGCAGTTCCTTCCAGACGACCCGGTGAAGGGTTCGCCGTGGATCCGACTGCCTGGGCGCATCACGGTCGTTGTCAATTAG